Proteins from a genomic interval of Enterococcus faecium:
- the licT gene encoding BglG family transcription antiterminator LicT: protein MKIDKILNNNVVISKNGFGEEVVCMGKGLAFQKKIGDEISPEAVQKEFVLRDSFAKNQFQQLMADIPAEEIEWVKQVVELAEDKLKVEFSPNIYLTLTDHLHYAITRAKENIQLPNPLLFETKKFYPKEYQAAKEALLFVKQKTGVELSEDEAGFIAFHFVNSQQGNEDMQVTMTATTMVRDILSIISKFFGIVFDEESLNYQRIITHLQFFAQRYLKGEGSDEQDEFLYALVQGKYPKAFHCVERINEYLRQTQKQEMGIAEQIYLTIHIQRVVSEKKSIQS from the coding sequence ATGAAAATTGATAAAATTTTGAATAACAATGTCGTCATTTCGAAAAATGGATTCGGGGAAGAAGTCGTTTGTATGGGAAAAGGACTAGCTTTTCAAAAAAAGATTGGGGACGAGATTTCGCCAGAAGCGGTCCAAAAAGAATTTGTTTTAAGAGATTCTTTTGCTAAAAACCAATTCCAGCAGCTGATGGCTGATATTCCGGCAGAGGAGATCGAATGGGTCAAACAAGTAGTCGAACTGGCTGAAGATAAACTAAAAGTTGAATTTTCGCCTAATATTTATCTGACATTGACCGATCATCTTCATTATGCGATCACACGAGCAAAAGAAAATATCCAACTGCCTAATCCATTATTATTTGAAACAAAAAAATTTTATCCGAAAGAATATCAAGCAGCGAAAGAGGCTCTTTTGTTCGTGAAACAAAAGACGGGTGTGGAACTTTCTGAGGATGAAGCCGGTTTTATTGCCTTTCATTTTGTGAATAGCCAACAAGGAAACGAAGACATGCAAGTGACGATGACCGCTACCACAATGGTAAGAGATATACTGAGTATCATCAGTAAATTCTTCGGCATCGTGTTCGATGAAGAATCTTTGAATTATCAGCGTATCATTACTCATCTGCAGTTTTTTGCCCAGCGTTATCTCAAAGGGGAAGGATCTGACGAGCAAGATGAATTTCTCTACGCATTAGTTCAAGGAAAGTATCCAAAAGCGTTTCATTGTGTCGAACGGATCAATGAGTATCTTCGACAAACGCAAAAACAGGAAATGGGGATCGCAGAGCAGATTTATTTAACGATTCATATTCAAAGAGTAGTAAGTGAGAAAAAAAGCATCCAATCATAA
- a CDS encoding beta-glucoside-specific PTS transporter subunit IIABC gives MDNQAVGRRVWEAVGGQKNVKSLVHCATRLRFRLKDESLADTQKLKEDPDVIQVVQSGGQYQVVIGSNVADVYQSIVDEEGLAVSEDGKEESKNILNRLIDIISSIFTPFLGAMAAAGVLKGFLSLATVMGWLTADSGTYQILFAAADGVFTFLPVMLAFTAAKKFKANQFLAVAIAMALVYPAITAVAGAGEAISFFGIPVILSPSGYTSSVIPIILAVWVQSKLEPFVKKVIPQFLQMILVPLVVLVVMVPLTFLALGPIGTVAGNALGGLFNSIYGFSPIVAGLIMGSLWQVFVMFGMHWGFVPIMFLNIEQYGFDVLMPMLLPAILAQGGAALAVALRTKDTKLRALGISSTVTSLFGITEPTVYGVTLPLKKPFIAACISGGIGGAIIGFSGVKAFSSSLVSLLTIPTFINTVDGVESNVTVAVIATGIAFVLAFVGTLILGFDEQTQDNQLENKHANAGEPITSARHTLKSPLTGKVLPLSEVPDQVFSSGVMGKGIAIDPEVGELVAPADGEITTIFPTGHAVGITTTDGAEILIHIGMDTVELNGNGFEILVKQGDLVKAGDLLIRFDIEAIRAAGYSVITPVVITNTDAFADILELDQKEIIANEDVLAIVK, from the coding sequence ATGGATAATCAAGCAGTTGGTCGTCGTGTATGGGAAGCGGTAGGAGGACAAAAGAATGTCAAAAGTTTAGTACATTGTGCTACGCGGTTGCGATTCAGATTAAAAGATGAATCTTTAGCAGATACGCAAAAGTTAAAAGAAGACCCGGACGTGATCCAAGTCGTACAAAGTGGCGGTCAGTATCAAGTAGTGATTGGCAGTAATGTAGCAGATGTTTATCAATCGATCGTGGATGAGGAAGGTCTTGCAGTTTCGGAGGATGGAAAAGAAGAGTCCAAAAATATTTTGAATCGTCTGATCGATATTATCTCTAGTATATTTACACCTTTTCTAGGGGCGATGGCAGCCGCCGGGGTATTGAAAGGATTCTTATCATTGGCAACGGTGATGGGCTGGCTGACAGCTGATAGCGGTACTTATCAAATATTGTTTGCTGCAGCAGATGGTGTCTTTACCTTCTTACCTGTCATGCTTGCTTTTACAGCAGCTAAAAAGTTCAAAGCCAACCAGTTTTTAGCAGTAGCAATTGCTATGGCACTTGTGTATCCAGCTATCACAGCAGTTGCTGGTGCGGGAGAAGCTATCAGTTTCTTTGGGATCCCAGTGATTCTTTCACCATCTGGTTATACTTCTTCTGTCATACCAATCATTCTAGCCGTATGGGTTCAAAGTAAATTAGAGCCATTCGTAAAAAAAGTGATTCCGCAATTTCTGCAAATGATTTTAGTTCCGCTTGTCGTTTTAGTAGTGATGGTTCCATTAACATTTCTTGCTTTAGGACCAATCGGGACGGTTGCCGGTAATGCTTTAGGCGGTCTCTTCAACTCGATTTATGGATTTAGTCCAATCGTAGCAGGTCTAATCATGGGAAGTTTATGGCAAGTATTCGTGATGTTCGGCATGCATTGGGGATTCGTACCGATCATGTTTTTGAATATCGAACAATATGGGTTTGATGTATTGATGCCAATGCTTCTTCCAGCCATCTTGGCACAAGGTGGGGCTGCTTTAGCTGTAGCATTGCGAACAAAAGATACGAAACTTCGAGCATTAGGGATTTCTTCTACAGTGACTTCGTTATTTGGAATCACTGAACCAACTGTGTATGGTGTGACATTACCTTTGAAGAAACCATTCATTGCCGCTTGTATTTCTGGAGGTATTGGTGGAGCTATTATCGGATTTTCCGGAGTAAAAGCTTTCTCCAGCAGTTTAGTCAGCTTATTGACGATTCCGACTTTCATTAATACGGTGGATGGTGTAGAGTCAAATGTGACAGTAGCAGTAATAGCTACAGGAATTGCTTTTGTTCTTGCATTCGTAGGTACATTGATTTTAGGATTTGACGAACAAACACAAGACAATCAATTAGAAAACAAACATGCGAATGCAGGAGAACCGATTACTTCAGCACGGCATACCTTAAAAAGTCCTTTAACGGGTAAAGTACTGCCATTGAGTGAAGTACCAGACCAAGTTTTTTCTTCTGGCGTGATGGGAAAAGGTATCGCTATTGATCCAGAAGTAGGAGAACTAGTTGCACCTGCAGACGGAGAGATCACGACTATTTTTCCAACTGGACATGCTGTAGGGATCACAACGACTGACGGAGCGGAGATTTTGATTCATATCGGGATGGATACAGTAGAATTAAATGGGAATGGCTTTGAGATCTTAGTCAAACAAGGGGATCTCGTCAAAGCAGGAGATTTATTGATTCGTTTTGACATCGAAGCAATTAGAGCAGCTGGCTATAGCGTAATCACTCCAGTTGTCATTACGAATACTGATGCATTTGCCGATATACTTGAATTAGACCAAAAAGAGATTATTGCAAACGAAGATGTTCTGGCAATTGTAAAATAA
- a CDS encoding class A sortase, whose product MKKKGKAKRWLVNILLFLLLLVGLALIFNEQIKDYLVRETGDKYAIANVTKEDLKKNNDKDVSFDFDAVEPMTTEGVMRSQMRGTDLPVIASIAVPSVSINLPVFKGLDNTSLLYGAGTLSPDQEMGKGNYALASHRATNPELLFTPLENLEMGAKIYLTDLENVYTYKTFFKEKVAPTDTQLLNEVEGKEIVTLITCGDMDAVTRLVVQGELESVTSIKDATDDMRSAFNLETKTF is encoded by the coding sequence ATGAAAAAAAAAGGAAAAGCAAAAAGATGGCTAGTCAATATCCTCTTGTTCCTCTTGTTATTAGTAGGACTAGCTTTGATTTTCAATGAACAGATCAAGGATTATCTTGTCAGAGAGACAGGAGATAAATATGCTATAGCGAATGTAACAAAAGAAGATCTGAAAAAGAATAACGATAAAGATGTCAGTTTTGACTTTGATGCGGTAGAACCAATGACGACAGAAGGGGTCATGAGGTCGCAAATGAGAGGAACAGATCTACCAGTGATTGCTAGTATCGCAGTCCCTTCAGTTTCAATCAATTTACCGGTTTTCAAAGGCTTGGATAATACGTCACTACTTTACGGAGCAGGAACATTATCTCCAGATCAAGAAATGGGAAAAGGAAATTATGCCTTAGCAAGCCATCGTGCAACGAACCCTGAATTGCTGTTTACACCGCTAGAAAATTTAGAGATGGGTGCCAAGATCTATTTGACAGATTTAGAAAATGTGTATACATACAAAACATTTTTTAAAGAAAAAGTTGCTCCTACAGATACCCAATTACTGAATGAAGTCGAGGGAAAAGAAATTGTCACACTAATTACTTGTGGCGACATGGACGCCGTCACGCGACTAGTTGTACAAGGAGAACTGGAAAGTGTTACATCGATAAAAGATGCGACAGATGATATGAGATCTGCTTTCAATCTAGAGACAAAAACATTTTAG
- a CDS encoding winged helix-turn-helix transcriptional regulator, whose amino-acid sequence MLTQQLRELEQDESIHRKAYNQVPPKVEYSLTEEGKSLREILVALSVWEEERIEKQKASREEDTLLHTHGGYLNY is encoded by the coding sequence ATGCTGACCCAGCAGTTAAGAGAGTTAGAACAAGATGAAAGTATCCATCGAAAAGCCTATAACCAAGTCCCGCCTAAAGTAGAGTACTCGCTCACCGAAGAAGGAAAATCATTAAGAGAGATTCTAGTAGCGTTGTCTGTTTGGGAAGAAGAACGTATCGAAAAACAAAAAGCCTCAAGGGAAGAAGACACGCTACTGCATACACATGGTGGCTACCTAAATTATTGA
- a CDS encoding nucleotide pyrophosphohydrolase, with translation MNSMEKVNQFRDERNWRQFHNEKDLAISISLEASELLELFQWKTPEEVKETQLERIKEELADVLIYSYMMADNLHLDLDEIIEEKLIKNNLKYPVEKSAGVRKKYTEL, from the coding sequence ATGAATAGTATGGAAAAAGTCAACCAGTTTAGAGATGAACGTAATTGGCGACAATTTCATAACGAAAAAGATTTGGCTATCTCTATTTCTTTGGAAGCATCTGAATTGTTAGAACTTTTTCAATGGAAAACGCCGGAAGAAGTAAAAGAAACACAATTAGAACGAATCAAAGAAGAACTGGCAGATGTATTGATCTATTCATACATGATGGCAGACAACCTTCACCTGGATCTAGATGAGATCATTGAAGAAAAATTGATCAAAAATAATTTGAAATATCCTGTAGAAAAAAGCGCAGGTGTACGAAAAAAATACACAGAGTTGTAG